TCAACGTGCAGGTGATCATGGAGCAACTCGGCGGCGGTGGTCACTTATCCAACGCAGCAACACAATTGCAAGATTCAACGGTGGCAGCAGCACGCGATCAATTGGAGCAAGTCATCACTAAAATTGAGCAAGACACAGCAGAGTAGTGTACTTGAGACTACAAGATGGATAATGGCAGTTAATTATCCTAATTGGTAACGTCTAAAGTTCCATGAAACCCAAGTTCAAAACCGGATGTTCAAGGGGGGATGACGATTAATATATGGAATCACCGTTCACGGATGAATCGAACTTAATTCAGGTGTTGCTTCTCACTGGATCTTGCCTATTTTATGTGTTCTAGGGTACACAAATTAAGCCTTAGTTAGTCTGATTTTTCAGAATATCTAGGCTGCTGTTGGTAATTGAGACTGCGCTAGTTCAATTAGCGCCAGCCATTTGTCCGGCATTCGTTCAAACGGTTTGAGTTGTGGTAACTCAACAGGAATGCGGTAATGCAGTGCTTCATGAGGCCGCAAGAAGTTATAGGCCGCTGAATAAAGTGCCGTGTAACTCGCTGAACCTGTGGCAGAGCCAAAGCCGGTACTGGAACGATAATTTTCTTTGTAGGAACGATTCAAGCGCTCAATGGTTTGCTTTAAGAAGCGGTACTCACGACTGATCTCGTCTTTGTTTTCAAGACCAACAACCTGGTGAATGCCAAACTTGATGCCCTGTTGTGCAAAATAGATCTGGGCAACTTGGTAGATCGGATTCGCGTCAACGACGAAGTTAAGCTTCTCAGGGATCTGAGGCATCTTTTGGAGGACTTGGTTGATCGCAATGACCGCTGATTCGGTTGTGCGATTAGGGGTCACGTAGTCGGCGAGAATGAGCTTACACTTGGCGTCGTAGAAGTAGAAGATATAGTGCCACTTGCCTTTCACGCGCACGTAAGTCTCGTCACCAACAATCTGATCGGACAGTGCGTAAGGATAATTCGCCCAGAAAGGCCGGACAACAGCGGCTACCGCCATTTCGTAGTTATGGATGGTCTGGTGTGAGATTTTAACGCCATGAATATCGTACATGATCGCTGCGGTTCGCCGCGCTGACAGACCATAGTTGATGTGATAGGTCAGCACCAAGCCCAGCACTTCAGGGCTGGCTTGAATCCGATTGAGGTCTACCGGTGCTTGGATCGGCGATTCTGGCGCAATGCCTTTAAGTTCAAAGTTGTAGGTTCGCCAAGTGTAGCGCACCTTGTGGGCAGTTGGATGGACGTTGAAGTCAGCGACTTCAGCGGGTGACATTGAGGCGATCGCACCAAGGCGAAATGCGCACTTATCGTTGTAACAACACCAGACGTCGAACTTGGTCCGACGGTTGTGAATACTCAGGCGATTCTGGCAATAAGGACAACGTAAAGCGACCGTCTTATTCTTCTCGGCGTGACCATCTTGAAACTTGAACTGACAGACCTTGCACCGTAGCTGACCGCCAGCACCGTTATTGGCGTAAAGATAGTCCTGTGGTGCCGAGCACCGCGGACAGTCTTGCGCCGCAAAGCTGATTGGTTTACGCCGCCTGACTGGCAGTATCGGCTTACCGTTCTTTTCAAGCGACT
This is a stretch of genomic DNA from Loigolactobacillus coryniformis subsp. coryniformis KCTC 3167 = DSM 20001. It encodes these proteins:
- a CDS encoding DDE-type integrase/transposase/recombinase, which codes for MHTPLIAYLVLIIKLQRQIILILLAQLAEIFDHSRLPSADKPVFKRFNQFQVDEKVPLLQADIGSEALDYQQLIAESLEKNGKPILPVRRRKPISFAAQDCPRCSAPQDYLYANNGAGGQLRCKVCQFKFQDGHAEKNKTVALRCPYCQNRLSIHNRRTKFDVWCCYNDKCAFRLGAIASMSPAEVADFNVHPTAHKVRYTWRTYNFELKGIAPESPIQAPVDLNRIQASPEVLGLVLTYHINYGLSARRTAAIMYDIHGVKISHQTIHNYEMAVAAVVRPFWANYPYALSDQIVGDETYVRVKGKWHYIFYFYDAKCKLILADYVTPNRTTESAVIAINQVLQKMPQIPEKLNFVVDANPIYQVAQIYFAQQGIKFGIHQVVGLENKDEISREYRFLKQTIERLNRSYKENYRSSTGFGSATGSASYTALYSAAYNFLRPHEALHYRIPVELPQLKPFERMPDKWLALIELAQSQLPTAA